The proteins below are encoded in one region of Fimbriimonadaceae bacterium:
- a CDS encoding PD40 domain-containing protein codes for MNQSEAYAILGLGEAATEREVRRAYRALLFKLEDEGRSDPAYPEHRRKLDEALEVCLANASEAAPAVPEAAPKDTGTPGQRVAVRLAIGLFGIAALVAGYQWLRNATVDPTGDSKVDTAGMIAAIEHVSEGTRIVTFGPDGKKVAAPGVSQGYEEHDLNWRPDGNRLLWVSNRDGDVQIYRWAPGTDSVEKRSTDSRGKSAIWFHKDSPEGQPLALVTLGGRTYEYDQRTGTMRQVLPPSLQRSQSTQEGEGSVSQMEAAYRQIGDSFIESKAATGHPLIWSRMHRELDEVFVASPLSSELNKGAPAPILAGRKLDFDVAPNGTAIIAVRDYQFLDPAQAPPEFLVDGRPVPPIRNGLFILDPSMTAPPAVMAFGKDRALFTGPPSKDARPQTERPSGTFSFGYPRVSPDGSAVAFVLGREAPEGRLIGEALVVFPLSEAGGLPRQLAIGEISSPNWSPDGKTLVFSVQEPGKSRVIFTVPSDASGPPKRFSQEGDYTSPVFSPQLRGSG; via the coding sequence ATGAACCAGAGCGAAGCCTACGCCATCCTCGGACTCGGAGAAGCCGCGACCGAGCGCGAAGTCCGTCGTGCTTACCGCGCGTTGCTCTTCAAGCTGGAAGACGAGGGACGGAGCGACCCGGCCTATCCTGAGCACCGTCGCAAACTTGACGAGGCGCTGGAGGTCTGCCTGGCGAATGCAAGCGAGGCCGCGCCCGCCGTCCCGGAAGCGGCCCCGAAGGATACGGGCACCCCTGGCCAACGCGTCGCCGTGCGGCTTGCGATCGGGCTTTTCGGCATCGCGGCCCTTGTGGCGGGATACCAGTGGCTTCGCAATGCGACGGTCGACCCCACAGGGGACTCGAAGGTGGACACGGCCGGCATGATCGCGGCGATCGAGCACGTCTCCGAGGGAACGCGCATCGTTACGTTCGGCCCGGACGGAAAGAAAGTTGCCGCGCCCGGCGTGAGCCAGGGCTACGAAGAGCACGACCTCAATTGGCGCCCCGACGGCAACCGGCTGCTTTGGGTGAGCAACCGCGACGGGGACGTCCAGATCTATCGCTGGGCGCCCGGTACGGACTCGGTCGAGAAGCGGTCCACGGATTCCCGGGGCAAGTCGGCGATCTGGTTCCACAAAGATTCTCCCGAGGGCCAGCCCCTCGCCCTGGTGACCCTTGGGGGCAGGACATACGAGTACGACCAGCGGACAGGCACGATGCGCCAGGTGTTGCCGCCCTCGCTCCAGCGGTCGCAGTCCACCCAAGAAGGCGAGGGCAGCGTGAGCCAGATGGAAGCGGCCTACCGGCAGATCGGGGACAGCTTCATCGAGTCTAAGGCGGCGACGGGCCATCCCCTCATTTGGAGCCGGATGCACCGCGAACTCGACGAGGTGTTTGTCGCCAGCCCTCTCTCGAGCGAGCTGAACAAGGGCGCGCCGGCTCCGATCCTCGCGGGCAGGAAGCTCGACTTTGACGTCGCTCCGAACGGGACGGCCATCATCGCCGTCCGCGACTACCAGTTCCTCGATCCCGCGCAGGCCCCGCCCGAGTTCCTAGTGGACGGCCGCCCGGTGCCGCCGATCCGGAACGGACTCTTCATCCTCGACCCGTCCATGACGGCTCCGCCTGCGGTCATGGCCTTCGGCAAGGACCGCGCGCTCTTTACGGGGCCTCCCTCGAAGGACGCGCGTCCCCAGACCGAGCGCCCGAGCGGCACCTTCAGCTTCGGTTATCCGCGCGTTTCGCCAGATGGTTCAGCCGTCGCCTTTGTGCTCGGGCGCGAAGCCCCGGAAGGCCGCCTGATCGGCGAGGCGCTTGTGGTCTTCCCGCTTTCCGAAGCGGGCGGCCTCCCGCGGCAGCTGGCTATCGGCGAGATTTCCAGTCCGAATTGGAGCCCGGACGGCAAGACACTGGTCTTCTCGGTTCAGGAACCGGGCAAGTCGCGCGTGATCTTTACGGTGCCGTCCGACGCATCCGGCCCGCCCAAGCGGTTCTCGCAGGAAGGCGACTATACGAGCCCTGTCTTCAGTCCTCAGCTTCGCGGCTCTGGCTAA
- the fmt gene encoding methionyl-tRNA formyltransferase, producing the protein MKVVYMGTADFAVPALRAVAPHVALVVSQPDRPSGRGLDLKPSPVKKAAIELGLPVETPVKSRAPEFVESIRRLDADCLLVAAYGQILSEAMLGATRRGGINLHGSLLPRYRGAAPIQRAVEAGETYTGVTLMQMDKGMDTGDIIVTESCSIGPDETAGELFARLAGLAAELARSWLPLIVAGDYPRQKQDDAFATHAAKVTKAEAELQPQSPAKLEYNRFRAFTPFPGAFLRTKDGPLKVTQARLVTDASPGPGVVAMVKGGLVVGFTDGAINLLEVQQEGKRRMSGPEYANGARLSVGDRLTE; encoded by the coding sequence GTGAAGGTGGTCTATATGGGGACGGCGGACTTTGCCGTCCCCGCGTTGCGTGCCGTGGCGCCGCACGTGGCCCTGGTGGTCAGCCAGCCGGACCGACCGAGCGGCCGAGGCCTAGACCTGAAGCCCTCTCCTGTCAAAAAGGCGGCGATCGAGCTCGGCCTTCCGGTCGAGACGCCCGTCAAGAGCCGCGCCCCTGAGTTCGTCGAGAGCATACGGCGGTTGGACGCGGACTGCCTCCTGGTCGCGGCCTATGGACAGATCCTGAGCGAGGCGATGTTGGGCGCGACCCGGCGCGGGGGGATCAACCTGCACGGCTCCTTGCTTCCGAGGTACCGCGGCGCGGCCCCGATCCAGCGGGCGGTCGAAGCGGGCGAGACGTACACCGGGGTGACGCTCATGCAGATGGACAAGGGCATGGACACGGGCGACATCATCGTGACGGAGTCTTGCTCGATCGGGCCGGACGAAACGGCCGGCGAGCTCTTTGCTCGGCTTGCCGGCCTTGCCGCCGAGCTCGCCCGCAGCTGGCTCCCGCTGATCGTCGCAGGCGACTATCCCCGCCAGAAGCAGGACGACGCCTTCGCGACCCACGCGGCCAAGGTCACGAAGGCCGAGGCGGAGCTCCAGCCCCAGAGCCCGGCCAAGCTCGAGTACAACCGCTTTCGGGCGTTCACCCCGTTCCCGGGCGCGTTCCTCCGCACCAAGGACGGGCCGCTAAAGGTGACGCAGGCGCGGCTTGTCACCGACGCCTCCCCCGGGCCGGGCGTCGTCGCGATGGTGAAGGGCGGCCTCGTCGTGGGCTTTACCGATGGCGCGATCAACCTTTTGGAGGTCCAGCAGGAAGGAAAGCGACGAATGAGCGGGCCCGAATACGCAAACGGGGCACGCCTGAGCGTTGGAGACCGTCTTACCGAATGA
- the def gene encoding peptide deformylase codes for MNIVVPDEYKHLYAQDDEHPVVKVPAEVLRKVAKPIEKITKRHLALAENMTRIMRKARGVGLAAPQVGVLERLIVLIPDGRPMVLFNPEIVTAEGEQVGEEGCLSIPGLYGDVKRAEMVEVKGLDRRGREAVYEMEGSAARIVQHEIDHLDGVLFIDKVDVATLHWMDPYQDERDE; via the coding sequence ATGAATATCGTCGTACCCGACGAGTACAAGCACCTCTACGCTCAGGACGATGAGCATCCGGTCGTAAAGGTTCCGGCCGAGGTCCTGCGCAAGGTCGCCAAGCCGATCGAGAAGATTACGAAGCGCCACCTGGCCCTGGCCGAGAACATGACGCGGATCATGCGCAAGGCGCGCGGCGTCGGTCTCGCCGCGCCACAGGTCGGCGTGTTGGAACGGCTCATCGTCCTGATCCCGGACGGACGACCGATGGTGCTCTTCAACCCGGAGATCGTGACCGCGGAGGGCGAGCAGGTCGGCGAGGAAGGCTGCCTCAGCATCCCTGGCCTCTACGGCGACGTCAAGCGGGCCGAGATGGTCGAGGTGAAGGGGCTGGACCGGCGCGGGCGCGAGGCGGTGTACGAAATGGAAGGGAGCGCCGCAAGGATCGTCCAGCACGAGATCGACCACTTGGACGGCGTGCTGTTCATCGACAAGGTCGATGTCGCCACGCTCCATTGGATGGATCCGTACCAGGACGAGAGGGACGAGTGA
- the prmC gene encoding peptide chain release factor N(5)-glutamine methyltransferase, producing MTLGEWVVAAAGRLRRVGIERPDLEAQVLAAQATGRGRAWVLAHPESLAPPGADALLERRMAHEPLAYIRGSRDFYGRVFRVAPGVLVPRQETETLVEAALGGLGGRVLDVGTGSGCLAITLKLERPSWFVAAVDVSAAALRVARANAREHDAVVLFRHGDLFEPFAGMQFGLIVSNPPYIAEGAALPPDVSLYEPEVALYAGPDGLAIYRRLADEAAPYLMPWGRLLVELGDGMLEAVRGVFEPRGWVLQDVADDLGGVPRAATFARA from the coding sequence ATGACGCTCGGCGAGTGGGTGGTGGCGGCCGCGGGCCGGCTCCGCCGTGTCGGGATCGAGAGGCCGGACCTCGAGGCGCAGGTGCTCGCGGCCCAGGCGACGGGCCGGGGGCGGGCGTGGGTGCTGGCGCACCCGGAGTCGCTGGCTCCCCCCGGTGCCGACGCGCTCTTGGAGCGGAGGATGGCCCACGAGCCGCTGGCCTATATCCGGGGTTCGCGCGACTTCTATGGCCGCGTGTTCCGGGTGGCGCCGGGCGTGCTGGTGCCGCGGCAAGAGACCGAGACCCTAGTGGAGGCCGCCCTGGGCGGGCTTGGCGGCCGCGTGCTGGACGTTGGCACGGGGTCAGGCTGCCTCGCGATCACGCTGAAGCTGGAGCGGCCGAGCTGGTTTGTGGCGGCGGTGGACGTCTCTGCGGCGGCGCTGCGGGTCGCGCGGGCCAATGCGCGGGAGCATGACGCGGTCGTCCTCTTTCGCCACGGGGACCTGTTCGAGCCCTTCGCGGGGATGCAGTTCGGGCTGATCGTGAGCAATCCTCCCTACATCGCGGAAGGGGCGGCGCTGCCCCCGGACGTTTCGCTCTATGAGCCGGAAGTGGCGCTCTATGCTGGGCCGGACGGCTTGGCCATCTATCGGCGCCTGGCGGACGAGGCCGCGCCATACCTGATGCCCTGGGGACGGTTGCTGGTCGAGCTGGGTGACGGGATGCTGGAGGCCGTCAGGGGGGTGTTCGAACCAAGAGGCTGGGTCTTGCAGGACGTGGCCGACGACCTGGGTGGTGTGCCCAGGGCGGCGACGTTCGCAAGGGCCTAG
- a CDS encoding prepilin-type N-terminal cleavage/methylation domain-containing protein, whose product MRSAFTLTEVLVVAAITGVVAAISYPVVSSARREGSKSACTSNLAQLSKSTALYRADNGGDGTLGGMYEMGLPPSVNLLPALAGYGLGATLKCRETPKPWMPREAFHYHYMPLDDRPSHRKGGVAWRKYVSEVGEEAVLFIDVNHNDESHPFLNYEFPTFALGVKLNGSVQRRFSKGNPEDYALWRTRE is encoded by the coding sequence ATGAGATCGGCCTTTACACTTACTGAAGTCCTGGTCGTGGCCGCGATCACCGGCGTGGTCGCTGCGATCTCATATCCCGTGGTGTCATCCGCAAGGCGCGAAGGGAGCAAATCCGCCTGCACCTCAAATCTCGCCCAGCTCAGTAAATCGACAGCCTTATACCGAGCGGATAATGGAGGCGACGGGACACTCGGTGGAATGTACGAGATGGGCCTCCCCCCAAGCGTGAACCTTCTGCCTGCATTGGCAGGCTATGGCCTGGGGGCGACCCTGAAATGCCGGGAGACCCCAAAACCTTGGATGCCAAGAGAGGCATTCCACTATCACTACATGCCGCTTGACGACAGGCCTTCTCACCGCAAGGGGGGAGTCGCTTGGCGCAAATACGTATCAGAAGTCGGCGAAGAGGCGGTGCTGTTCATCGATGTAAACCACAACGACGAGTCGCACCCCTTTTTGAACTACGAGTTCCCAACCTTCGCGCTGGGTGTCAAGCTAAACGGATCGGTGCAACGAAGATTCTCCAAAGGAAACCCAGAAGACTATGCCTTATGGCGTACGCGTGAATAA
- the hflX gene encoding GTPase HflX, with the protein MPQPKTTQEAPERIFLVYVNSDEAEDAYFEMELESLVDAAGGVVAGSTRQRLDRPHAKNYVGTGKAEEIKGYVAASAADTVVVDSELNAVQIRNLQDNVGCRVIDRTTLILDIFAKRARTREGQLQVELAQYSYMLPRLMSVYTKFERQRGGIGMRGPGETKLESDRRMVNNRIANLKDAIEDVKRQRQLQRAARGEQPVPIVSLVGYTSAGKSTLMNRLAGTHVYTDAMLFATLDPTTRRVELQDGFPVFLTDTVGFIRNLPTQLVAAFRATLEEVAEAHLLLHVVDVSHPNWEEQRDAVIETVASLGAGEVPMLTVFNKIDALPDATLTRRLVAEWPDSVAVSAKTGEGTEELIAHIAGMLKERYSLVRALVPYGSNGLIEAAHKYGRVLKEEYREDGVYLEAEVVPEWRAKLAEYAVGPS; encoded by the coding sequence TTGCCACAACCCAAAACCACCCAAGAAGCCCCGGAGCGCATCTTCCTCGTCTACGTCAATTCGGACGAGGCTGAGGACGCCTATTTCGAGATGGAGCTCGAGAGCCTCGTCGACGCGGCCGGAGGCGTCGTCGCAGGGAGCACCCGCCAGCGCCTCGACCGCCCCCACGCCAAAAACTACGTCGGAACGGGCAAGGCCGAGGAGATCAAGGGCTACGTCGCCGCCTCCGCCGCGGACACCGTTGTCGTCGATTCCGAGCTGAACGCCGTCCAGATCCGCAACCTGCAGGACAACGTCGGGTGCCGCGTCATCGACCGCACCACCCTCATCCTGGACATCTTCGCCAAACGCGCCCGCACCCGGGAAGGCCAGCTGCAGGTCGAGCTCGCCCAGTACAGCTACATGCTCCCGCGCCTGATGAGCGTCTACACCAAGTTCGAACGCCAGCGCGGCGGCATCGGCATGCGCGGCCCCGGTGAGACCAAGCTCGAGTCAGACAGACGCATGGTCAACAACCGGATCGCGAACCTGAAGGACGCGATCGAAGACGTCAAGCGCCAGCGGCAGCTCCAACGCGCCGCCCGCGGCGAGCAGCCCGTCCCCATCGTCTCGCTCGTCGGCTACACCAGCGCGGGCAAGAGCACGCTCATGAACCGCCTGGCCGGCACCCATGTCTACACCGACGCGATGCTCTTCGCCACGCTCGACCCCACCACCCGCCGCGTCGAACTGCAAGACGGCTTCCCCGTCTTCCTCACCGACACCGTCGGCTTCATCCGCAACTTGCCGACCCAGCTCGTCGCCGCCTTCCGCGCCACCCTGGAAGAGGTCGCCGAGGCCCACTTGCTGCTGCACGTCGTGGACGTCAGCCACCCAAACTGGGAAGAGCAGCGCGACGCCGTGATCGAGACCGTCGCCTCGCTCGGCGCCGGAGAGGTTCCGATGCTCACCGTCTTCAACAAGATCGACGCCCTGCCCGACGCGACTTTGACGCGCCGGCTCGTGGCCGAGTGGCCCGACTCCGTCGCCGTCTCCGCCAAGACGGGCGAGGGCACCGAGGAGCTTATCGCCCACATCGCCGGGATGCTCAAAGAGCGTTACTCCCTCGTCCGCGCCCTCGTGCCCTATGGCTCCAACGGCCTCATCGAGGCCGCCCACAAGTACGGCCGTGTGCTGAAGGAGGAGTATCGCGAGGACGGCGTCTACCTGGAGGCCGAGGTCGTCCCCGAATGGCGCGCCAAGCTCGCGGAGTACGCGGTCGGCCCCTCGTAA